One genomic window of Anticarsia gemmatalis isolate Benzon Research Colony breed Stoneville strain chromosome 23, ilAntGemm2 primary, whole genome shotgun sequence includes the following:
- the LOC142983047 gene encoding putative ferric-chelate reductase 1 homolog codes for MLPRKRSAVLALTILALVKYSEQYSSGAPSGACVDQTPRHENIPAQSTAPPYLILTSSAQVRQGDTLDVTVGSPAGAPLPIGGFILQARQIQNPDIIVGKFIGVPDSSKVHMTTCTSDNDTVTHSSPEDKPAMTFQWQAPDDFLGGVEFRATVAQSYATFWKNVESPLVEVVTRDTVVSTSAPAAAAPAGTMAPPPVIMESKPKQEARPLDVIYQGCADTKLCFGVPQNCISKGDCKAIVAVFVAGDQYTFELQAPGNPKYVAAGLSMDNKMGDDSAMECVRNDNGRVNLYTSWTYPKDDPYVSRSDSPQEIVQLQESSIIDGKLYCKFKRDVVSVVKGQTFDLANNMYNLMVLAGNSMKDANRVGFHDIAYEATGTPQALAAVGTAAAGSKLLLKLHGCCMVIAWLATSSLGLLLARYFRQTWVGKQLGGKDIWFAWHRIFMVGTWLLTVVGFILILIDVGGWSYAGGNPHAVTGIITVILCFIQPIGAYFRPHPGTKRRPIFNWVHWGIGNAAHILGIITIFLAVYLPKAELPPWSVYILAAFVAFHVVMHLVLSFTVCVSDGRISNGRINTFPMKDMGSRQPTQVDRSTDAPFSSFRRLLLGIYAPVILIFAIAMICLVALAPIGEVYDTILGA; via the exons ATGTTACCGAGGAAAAGAAGTGCGGTGCTGGCGCTCACGATATTGGCGTTGGTGAAATATTCAGAGCAATACAGTTCCGGAGCACCTTCCGGG GCATGTGTAGACCAAACTCCTCGCCACGAGAACATACCAGCACAGTCGACAGCGCCGCCATATTTAATTCTGACGTCATCAGCTCAAGTACGCCAGGGTGATACTCTCGATGTGACAGTGGGAAGCCCGGCGGGCGCGCCTCTACCTATTGGAGGGTTCATCCTGCAGGCCAGGCAAATACAG AACCCGGACATTATAGTAGGTAAATTTATTGGCGTGCCAGACTCATCTAAAGTGCATATGACGACTTGTACTAGCGACAATGATACGGTGACGCACTCCTCGCCTGAAGACAAGCCAGCCATGACCTTCCAGTGGCAAGCGCCTGATGACTTCCTTGGAGGAGTTGAGTTCAG AGCCACTGTAGCTCAAAGCTACGCGACATTCTGGAAGAACGTGGAGTCTCCTTTAGTGGAGGTAGTGACTCGGGACACGGTGGTCAGTACGTCTGCACCTGCTGCAGCAGCTCCAGCTGGCACTATGGCTCCCCCACCGGTTATTATGGAGAGTAAG CCAAAACAAGAAGCCCGTCCCCTCGACGTAATCTACCAAGGATGTGCTGACACAAAACTTTGCTTTGGAGTGCCCCAAAACTGCATTTCCAAAGGCGACTGCAAGGCTATCGTAGCGGTCTTTGTCGCTGGAGACCAGTATACCTTCGAACTGCAAGCTCCTGGCAACCCGAAATACGTTGCAGCAGGTCTTAGTATGGACAACAAGATGGGAGACGACAGTGCTATGGAATGTGTAAGAAATGATAACGGAAGGGTTAATCTTTACACCTCATGGACGTACCCTAAAGACGATCCTTATGTTAGTCGCTCAGATTCGCCTCAAGAAATCGTACAGTTGCAAGAATCTTCCATCATTGATGGAAAATTGTACTGCAAGTTCAAGAGAGATGTCGTCTCCGTTGTGAAAGGACAGACCTTCGATTTAGCGAACAATATGTACAATTTGATGGTCCTAGCTGGTAACTCGATGAAAG acgCGAACCGCGTAGGTTTCCACGACATCGCCTACGAAGCGACTGGCACGCCACAAGCATTAGCTGCTGTGGGTACCGCGGCTGCTGGATCCAAACTACTGCTGAAATTGCACGGTTGTTGCATGGTGATCGCCTGGCTCGCTACCTCGTCACTTGGATTGCTGCTTGCTAG ATATTTCAGACAGACCTGGGTTGGCAAACAATTGGGCGGCAAGGACATCTGGTTTGCT tGGCACAGAATATTCATGGTTGGTACGTGGTTGCTGACTGTGGTCGGTTTTATCCTGATCCTCATTGACGTTGGAGGCTGGTCGTACGCGGGAGGCAACCCTCACGCCGTCACTGGAATCATCACTGTCATTCTCTGCTTCATTCAGCCTATTG GTGCATACTTCAGACCGCACCCAGGCACTAAGAGGAGGCCGATATTCAACTGGGTTCACTGGGGAATTGGCAACGCCGCTCATATTCTTGGAA TCATCACAATATTCCTGGCGGTGTACCTACCAAAGGCTGAACTACCACCATGGAGTGTGTACATTCTCGCTGCGTTCGTAGCCTTCCACGTTGTCATGCACCTTGTGCTTTCT TTCACGGTGTGCGTGTCGGACGGTCGCATCAGCAACGGTCGCATCAACACGTTCCCGATGAAGGACATGGGCTCGCGCCAGCCCACGCAGGTGGATCGCAGCACCGACGCGCCT TTCTCAAGTTTCCGTCGCCTACTCCTCGGCATCTACGCGCCAGTGATTCTAATATTCGCCATCGCTATGATCTGCCTCGTAGCTCTAGCGCCAATTGGAGAAGTCTACGACACCATCCTCGGTGCTTAA
- the LOC142983057 gene encoding ADP-ribosylarginine hydrolase CG3568-like isoform X1 yields the protein MLLRRLFVPIALTLCRQTTVKSHNMDLPKQFQSFAWCKPDWCFPSMSKETNELLNQCADIQPADVSDDVDEVIARSKAFPIPFPIETVRLEKLKVRRPIEKLKKNIVSTYPLIHERVLLLMTHFLIYKREFGSPIEKEFYKDMGVADLIDRILKKRAISFVGARDAYMLMSGEEGYGYTSPKARSRPAPAKRGRLTTPRGGRGRRFHRDTSHFICAGGWETIGTMQQKPPLVLEDLLSYDELKLAAYVYVSGHTECINDGERRNAGVVSEEKAEKSAIIIGAIGPRFQRPSRMDYEDILITEEQNCPDNGYGEEVTPTTCLNVLKTTYVRNNQSAKHMWRQMWSEFFQVPSYTYQELSTYVNSTDKSDQKQYTDRFIKLNIRNQEFIFDNEVYYKRIGILAETTLLEADARAKEEGKPAYVNIIGCGLGVWKISPHQVDVYVLTFLERARHMLRKELLQNVSDINFSYIMPTETILAMFNGTGSSKSKEKKLFFECKKHPRGGINVQILKRQPSSQLTGEDSGKLLVMTYPWDGNAHPGNEFWYGSLTSSGDPAAACSTQVSELHNAHINPVLRADRTRVAFTKGLATIQEYCQQQHT from the exons ATGTTATTGCGGCGATTGTTCGTGCCCATTGCGTTGACTCTCTGCCGTCAGACAACC GTAAAATCACACAACATGGATCTACCAAAACAATTCCAAAGCTTTGCATG GTGCAAGCCTGACTGGTGTTTCCCAAGCATGAGCAAGGAGACGAACGAGCTCCTGAACCAGTGCGCCGACATCCAGCCGGCTGATGTGTCAGATGATGTAGACGAGGTCATCGCCAGGAGTAAGGCGTTCCCGATACCTTTCCCTATTGAGACTGTCAG ATTAGAAAAGCTGAAAGTTCGACGGCCTATAGAGAAActgaagaaaaatatagtttcaacGTATCCTCTTATACATGAAAGAGTATTATTGTTAATGACACACTTCTTAATATACAAACG TGAATTCGGTAGTCCGATAGAAAAAGAGTTCTACAAAGACATGGGTGTAGCAGACTTGATCGACAGGATACTGAAGAAGAGAGCCATCTCGTTCGTGGGAGCGAGAGACGCTTATATGCTCATGTCGGGAGAAGAAGG GTATGGTTACACTTCACCGAAGGCGCGAAGCCGGCCGGCTCCGGCCAAACGCGGCCGCTTGACCACGCCTAGGGGAGGGAGGGGGCGACGCTTCCATCGAGACACATCACACTTCATTTG TGCAGGGGGTTGGGAGACAATAGGCACGATGCAGCAGAAGCCGCCTCTAGTGTTAGAAGACTTATTAAGTTACGATGAACTGAAGTTAGCCGCGTATGTGTACGTGAGCGGCCATACTGAGTGTATCAATGATGGAGAGAGAAGGAACGCTGGCGTTGTCAGCGAAGAAAAGGCTGAGAAAAGCGCGATTATTATTG GAGCAATAGGCCCTCGTTTCCAGCGGCCCAGTCGCATGGACTACGAAGACATCCTCATCACAGAAGAACAGAACTGCCCAGACAACGGCTACGGGGAGGAGGTCACTCCTACGACATGTCTTAACGTGTTGAAAACTACCTATGTGAGGAACAACCAGTCGGCTAAACATATGTGGAGGCAGATGTGGTCTGAGTTCTTCCAG gtaCCAAGCTACACCTACCAAGAGCTATCAACATACGTAAACTCGACCGACAAAAGCGATCAGAAACAATACACAGATCGTTTCATTAAACTGAACATACGCAACCAAGAGTTTATCTTTGACAATGAAGTTTACTACAAACGTATAGGAATTCTCGCTGAAACTACGTTGTTGGAAGCCGACGCGAGGGCTAAGGAGGAAGGGAAGCCGGCTTATGTCAATATTATTGGATGTG GTCTTGGTGTATGGAAGATCTCCCCGCACCAAGTCGACGTATACGTGCTCACGTTCCTAGAGCGTGCGCGACATATGCTTCGTAAAGAACTGCTGCAAAACGTCTCCGATATTAACTTCTCTTATATTATGCCTACTGAGACTATAttag cGATGTTCAACGGTACCGGGTCCAGCAAATCGAAGGAAAAGAAGTTGTTCTTTGAATGCAAGAAACATCCACGAG GTGGTATAAACGTGCAGATTCTCAAACGTCAGCCATCATCTCAGTTGACGGGCGAGGACTCCGGCAAGTTGCTCGTCATGACCTACCCGTGGGATGGGAACGCGCATCCCGGGAATGAGTTCTg GTACGGCAGCCTAACTTCCTCCGGTGACCCAGCGGCGGCCTGTTCCACCCAAGTATCAGAGCTACACAACGCGCACATCAACCCGGTCCTGCGAGCTGACAGGACCCGAGTGGCCTTCACCAAGGGCCTGGCCACCATACAGGAGTACTGCCAGCAACAACACACTTAG
- the LOC142983057 gene encoding ADP-ribosylarginine hydrolase CG3568-like isoform X2, translating to MLLRRLFVPIALTLCRQTTVKSHNMDLPKQFQSFAWCKPDWCFPSMSKETNELLNQCADIQPADVSDDVDEVIARSKAFPIPFPIETVRLEKLKVRRPIEKLKKNIVSTYPLIHERVLLLMTHFLIYKREFGSPIEKEFYKDMGVADLIDRILKKRAISFVGARDAYMLMSGEEGAGGWETIGTMQQKPPLVLEDLLSYDELKLAAYVYVSGHTECINDGERRNAGVVSEEKAEKSAIIIGAIGPRFQRPSRMDYEDILITEEQNCPDNGYGEEVTPTTCLNVLKTTYVRNNQSAKHMWRQMWSEFFQVPSYTYQELSTYVNSTDKSDQKQYTDRFIKLNIRNQEFIFDNEVYYKRIGILAETTLLEADARAKEEGKPAYVNIIGCGLGVWKISPHQVDVYVLTFLERARHMLRKELLQNVSDINFSYIMPTETILAMFNGTGSSKSKEKKLFFECKKHPRGGINVQILKRQPSSQLTGEDSGKLLVMTYPWDGNAHPGNEFWYGSLTSSGDPAAACSTQVSELHNAHINPVLRADRTRVAFTKGLATIQEYCQQQHT from the exons ATGTTATTGCGGCGATTGTTCGTGCCCATTGCGTTGACTCTCTGCCGTCAGACAACC GTAAAATCACACAACATGGATCTACCAAAACAATTCCAAAGCTTTGCATG GTGCAAGCCTGACTGGTGTTTCCCAAGCATGAGCAAGGAGACGAACGAGCTCCTGAACCAGTGCGCCGACATCCAGCCGGCTGATGTGTCAGATGATGTAGACGAGGTCATCGCCAGGAGTAAGGCGTTCCCGATACCTTTCCCTATTGAGACTGTCAG ATTAGAAAAGCTGAAAGTTCGACGGCCTATAGAGAAActgaagaaaaatatagtttcaacGTATCCTCTTATACATGAAAGAGTATTATTGTTAATGACACACTTCTTAATATACAAACG TGAATTCGGTAGTCCGATAGAAAAAGAGTTCTACAAAGACATGGGTGTAGCAGACTTGATCGACAGGATACTGAAGAAGAGAGCCATCTCGTTCGTGGGAGCGAGAGACGCTTATATGCTCATGTCGGGAGAAGAAGG TGCAGGGGGTTGGGAGACAATAGGCACGATGCAGCAGAAGCCGCCTCTAGTGTTAGAAGACTTATTAAGTTACGATGAACTGAAGTTAGCCGCGTATGTGTACGTGAGCGGCCATACTGAGTGTATCAATGATGGAGAGAGAAGGAACGCTGGCGTTGTCAGCGAAGAAAAGGCTGAGAAAAGCGCGATTATTATTG GAGCAATAGGCCCTCGTTTCCAGCGGCCCAGTCGCATGGACTACGAAGACATCCTCATCACAGAAGAACAGAACTGCCCAGACAACGGCTACGGGGAGGAGGTCACTCCTACGACATGTCTTAACGTGTTGAAAACTACCTATGTGAGGAACAACCAGTCGGCTAAACATATGTGGAGGCAGATGTGGTCTGAGTTCTTCCAG gtaCCAAGCTACACCTACCAAGAGCTATCAACATACGTAAACTCGACCGACAAAAGCGATCAGAAACAATACACAGATCGTTTCATTAAACTGAACATACGCAACCAAGAGTTTATCTTTGACAATGAAGTTTACTACAAACGTATAGGAATTCTCGCTGAAACTACGTTGTTGGAAGCCGACGCGAGGGCTAAGGAGGAAGGGAAGCCGGCTTATGTCAATATTATTGGATGTG GTCTTGGTGTATGGAAGATCTCCCCGCACCAAGTCGACGTATACGTGCTCACGTTCCTAGAGCGTGCGCGACATATGCTTCGTAAAGAACTGCTGCAAAACGTCTCCGATATTAACTTCTCTTATATTATGCCTACTGAGACTATAttag cGATGTTCAACGGTACCGGGTCCAGCAAATCGAAGGAAAAGAAGTTGTTCTTTGAATGCAAGAAACATCCACGAG GTGGTATAAACGTGCAGATTCTCAAACGTCAGCCATCATCTCAGTTGACGGGCGAGGACTCCGGCAAGTTGCTCGTCATGACCTACCCGTGGGATGGGAACGCGCATCCCGGGAATGAGTTCTg GTACGGCAGCCTAACTTCCTCCGGTGACCCAGCGGCGGCCTGTTCCACCCAAGTATCAGAGCTACACAACGCGCACATCAACCCGGTCCTGCGAGCTGACAGGACCCGAGTGGCCTTCACCAAGGGCCTGGCCACCATACAGGAGTACTGCCAGCAACAACACACTTAG
- the PolE2 gene encoding DNA polymerase epsilon subunit 2 — protein sequence MGDLQKIRLEVNTAFKLSGFTIRREASTFVAEQLMLLPQDERQRMLDKLTTHLLHQCLSQPILEKEHLETAYKECSTSGLEENETILNVIDGFSVPKLCYDHELKKFVKDVSNTICLFPEPKWKAQYMLERYTTIWQRTLRNKLFTVDPLSSSDSEKCFQLRKVEYLLSCSSKIDEVVVLGLISQIVERKYHLEDPTGSILLDLTQARYHSGLFTENSFVLAEGYYEDKTLHVTGLVQPPIESREESAPYFGNLNLFGGKSKNSLKNSKALLKIEKENQDGVFVFLSEVWLDLAKVMDSLKKLFAGFDEYPPIAIVFMGEFLSYTYTYLHKQEFKIALNELADLICQFKNLQEKCKFIFVPGKTDPAAADVLPRPPIPDYLTDVIKKKLGDNAIFTSNPCRIQYCTQEFVVFRQDLVMKLCRNTLRFPESGDIPDHLTKTLLSQCCLTPTSLRVQPVYWRHASAMNLYPLPDLVVVADHFQPFTRTYKDCHVVNPGSFPRTEFSFKVYVPATRTVEDSQIPKDEM from the coding sequence ATGGGAGATTTACAAAAGATACGCTTAGAAGTGAATACGGCGTTTAAACTCAGTGGCTTTACTATACGAAGAGAGGCGAGCACTTTTGTTGCTGAGCAGTTAATGCTGCTACCACAGGATGAACGTCAGAGGATGCTGGACAAACTCACCACTCATCTGCTTCACCAGTGTTTGTCTCAACCTATATTAGAGAAGGAACACCTAGAAACAGCCTACAAAGAGTGTTCGACGTCCGGACTGGAAGAAAACGAGACTATTTTAAACGTGATCGACGGATTCAGCGTACCAAAACTTTGTTACGACCATGAATTGAAGAAATTCGTCAAAGACGTGAGTAATACGATATGTTTGTTCCCGGAACCGAAGTGGAAAGCTCAATATATGCTCGAGAGGTACACTACGATTTGGCAAAGAACTTTACGAAACAAATTGTTCACTGTTGATCCTTTATCATCATCTGAtagtgaaaaatgttttcaGTTACGTAAAGTAGAGTATCTATTGAGTTGTTCCAGTAAGATTGACGAAGTAGTAGTACTAGGGTTAATATCTCAGATTGTAGAACGAAAGTATCATCTAGAAGACCCAACCGGTTCCATTCTCTTAGATCTAACACAAGCCAGGTATCATTCTGGTCTGTTCACCGAAAATAGTTTTGTACTAGCTGAGGGTTATTACGAAGACAAAACTCTACATGTTACGGGACTTGTTCAACCACCTATTGAGAGTAGAGAAGAATCGGCACCATATTTTGgcaatttaaatttgtttggtGGTAAAtcgaaaaattctttaaagAACTCTAAAGCActattgaaaattgaaaaagaaaatcaagATGGAGTTTTTGTCTTCCTGTCTGAAGTATGGCTGGACTTAGCAAAAGTAATGGACAGTTTGAAGAAGCTTTTCGCTGGATTTGATGAGTACCCTCCAATAGCAATCGTATTTATGGGAGAATTCTTGTCCTACACATATACCTATTTACACAAACAGGAGTTCAAAATTGCCTTGAATGAATTGGCTGATTTAATTTGTCAGTTTaaaaatttacaagaaaaatgcAAGTTTATATTCGTACCTGGGAAGACAGATCCAGCAGCTGCAGATGTGCTCCCTCGGCCACCAATACCGGACTACCTAACTGATGTTATAAAGAAGAAACTAGGCGACAAtgcaatatttacttcaaaccCTTGCCGCATTCAGTATTGCACACAAGAATTTGTAGTCTTCAGACAAGATTTGGTGATGAAACTGTGTAGAAATACTTTACGGTTCCCTGAATCCGGTGACATACCGGATCACTTGACAAAGACTTTGCTAAGTCAATGTTGCCTTACACCTACGTCTTTACGAGTCCAACCAGTATATTGGCGACACGCAAGCGCAATGAACTTATATCCATTACCCGATTTAGTAGTCGTTGCGGACCATTTCCAGCCATTTACAAGGACTTATAAAGACTGTCATGTAGTCAATCCAGGATCATTCCCTCGTACGGAATTCTCGTTTAAAGTGTATGTGCCTGCGACACGGACTGTTGAAGATTCTCAAATACCGAAAGATGAAATGTGA